The proteins below are encoded in one region of Lactuca sativa cultivar Salinas chromosome 3, Lsat_Salinas_v11, whole genome shotgun sequence:
- the LOC111905242 gene encoding calcium-dependent protein kinase 1-like, whose amino-acid sequence MRKLINKDDIDDVRRELCGAYEDRHSVNLIMELCAGAELFDRIIAKVHYSECAVAGLCQQMVSVVHDCHTMGVFHRDFKVGNFFSLGTDEDSPLKATEFGLSVFFKPGDVLRDVVGSVYYVAPEVLRRHYGDEADIWSTGVILYILLSSVQLSNFFFCKFAERHGWDYTRYNLFYSFLLVIIFAFEHFNFPNFVLQLVY is encoded by the exons ATGCGGAAGCTGATTAACAAGGATGACATCGATGATGTTCGTCGAGAGCTCTGTGGTGCCTACGAGGATCGGCACTCTGTTAACCTAATCATGGAGTTGTGTGCCGGCGCGGAGCTATTTGATCGGATTATAGCCAAGGTACATTATTCAGAGTGTGCGGTAGCTGGCCTCTGCCAGCAGATGGTGTCGGTGGTGCATGATTGTCATACGATGGGAGTGTTCCATAGAGACTTCAAAGTTGGGAACTTTTTTTCCTTGGGTACCGATGAAGACTCGCCATTGAAAGCTACTGAATTTGGTCTCTCAGTGTTTTTTAAACCAG GAGATGTTCTCAGAGACGTTGTTGGCAGTGTATATTATGTGGCTCCTGAAGTCTTGCGTAGACATTATGGTGATGAGGCAGATATCTGGAGTACTGGTGTAATTCTTTATATTTTACTTAGTAGTGTCCAACTTTCTAACTTTTTTTTCTGCAAATTTGCAGAAAGACATGGTTGGGATTACACTAGATACAACCTTTTTTACAGCTTTCTTCTTGTTATCATCTTTGCTTTTGAACATTTCAATTTCCCAAATTTTGTTCTTCAACTTGTTTATTGa
- the LOC122197095 gene encoding uncharacterized protein LOC122197095: MLFPISRCRGHKPPYEHRSIHYVVGTSLQSFAAATTRIAVLSLSALRLLHFSHHYWKIASPRLASPGTSNNSTTLKIPPPDLWFKFKGKTRAKIQIQRNYNCSHEGQGSVLALMEMQNQMMYRETWMYGLPRASSEYLHNFKKFLKVVEDHRVHRGESYIWCPCKMC, encoded by the exons ATGTTGTTTCCGATCAGCCGCTGTCGTGGTCATAAACCACCGTATGAGCACCggagtattcattatgttgtcgGAACCTCGCTGCAGTCGTTCGCTGCTGCTACAACTCGCATCGCCGTTCTCTCCCTCTCCGCCCTTCGCTTGCTGCATTTCAGCCACCACTACTGGAAAATTG CCTCGCCTCGCCTCGCCTCGCCTGGCACCTCCAATAATTCAACCACCCTGAAAATCCCACCACCGGACCTGTGGTTCAAATTTAAAGG AAAAACAAGAGCAAAAATACAAATACAAAGGAACTACAATTGTTCACACGAAGGACAAGGAAGCGTTTTGGCTTTGATGGAGATGCAAAATCAAATG ATGTATCGTGAAACTTGGATGTATGGACTACCACGGGCTAGCAGTGAATATTTACATAACTTCAAGAAATTTCTTAAAGTTGTTGAGGATCATCGGGTGCATAGAGGAGAATCTTACATTTGGTGTCCTTGTAAAATGTGCTGA
- the LOC111905245 gene encoding putative F-box/FBD/LRR-repeat protein At4g03220: MEFDRNKVGRVVKEDRLSSLPDELIHNILSSFDMKFVVQTCLLSSRWKLLWTSMPCLNFTSWQFTSLPKFAKFVNHVLSHHNHQVEVSSVKLHFSGAASHVFVRKIAKYAFSHNVQQLTITSCPKYRLKSYHASLFSSHSLKHFTLTCHHMQLCTTTKAPLDFPALTTLRLSRFVLCSDLFSNCVNLKNLTLEDFSVKDVEVFDIITPRLSSLRLAHGSSCSAVINLIAPQLEKLTVICCSFKYLNAPPGLSSFDYWGDFPLKFCKDRFYSLNKVSVCFNCFGLPYKEKDAIKTINLLQELHSAKYLTLNVDIVKCISSFPDLLLHHASPFSNLISLTIDYRLNRDEYGEEISTEARNFLLENSPSAALIMKSP; this comes from the exons ATGGAGTTTGATCGCAATAAAGTTGGACGAGTGGTAAAAGAAGATAGATTGAGCAGCTTACCAGATGAGCTTATTCATAATATCCTGTCTTCTTTTGacatgaaatttgttgttcaaacATGCTTGTTGTCATCGAGATGGAAGCTTCTATGGACATCAATGCCATGTCTCAACTTCACTAGTTGGCAGTTTACTTCTTTACCAAAGTTTGCCAAATTTGTGAATCATGTTTTgtctcatcacaaccatcaagtAGAAGTGTCTTCTGTAAAGCTACATTTCAGTGGAGCAGCTAGTCATGTTTTTGTGAGAAAGATTGCAAAATATGCATTCTCTCACAATGTCCAACAACTAACTATCACTAGTTGTCCCAAATACCGCCTTAAAAGTTACCATGCTTCCCTATTCAGCTCTCACTCCCTTAAACATTTCACATTGACTTGCCATCATATGCAACTTTGCACTACAACTAAAGCACCTCTGGATTTTCCAGCATTAACAACTCTGCGTCTCAGTAGGTTCGTATTGTGTAGTGATCTTTTCTCCAATTGTGTAAACTTAAAGAATCTCACATTAGAAGATTTCTCTGTCAAGGATGTGGAAGTATTTGACATCATTACCCCTCGACTTTCTAGTCTCAGGCTTGCCCATGGCAGCAGTTGTTCAGCAGTCATCAATCTGATTGCCCCTCAACTCGAGAAACTCACCGTAAtttgttgctcattcaagtacTTGAATGCTCCACCAGGACTTTCATCTTTCGACTACTGGGGCGATTTTCCCTTGAAATTCTGTAAAGATCGATTTTACTCTCTAAACAAAGTGTCTGTCTGTTTCAATTGTTTTGGTTTGCCATATAAAGAGAAAGATGCAATCAAGACTATTAACCTGCTTCAAGAGCTCCATAGTGCGAAATATCTTACACTTAACGTGGACATAGTTAAG TGTATTTCCTCATTTCCGGATTTGTTGTTGCACCATGCATCACCTTTTAGCAACTTAATCAGCTTGACCATAGATTACCGCTTGAATAGGGATGAATATGGAGAAGAAATATCTACCGAAGCTAGAAACTTCTTGCTTGAGAACTCTCCAAGTGCCGCTTTAATCATGAAATCACCCTGA